A DNA window from Daucus carota subsp. sativus chromosome 3, DH1 v3.0, whole genome shotgun sequence contains the following coding sequences:
- the LOC108214149 gene encoding uncharacterized protein LOC108214149 isoform X1, whose amino-acid sequence MAAATVGFIGLDESSLVLAAKLINSGYSVKAHEELLPSVDEFVKIGGLRCATASVAVKGVAALVLLITYPDQLTNIIFSQDGALKGLSKDAPIIIYSTISPVYIQKLEKNLAESLGTAYIVDIYVSKAVSDAMNGKTMIISSGRSDAIAKAQPILNAMCDRLHIFEGELGAGSKVKLVNELLEGIHFVASVEAISLGAQAGIHPWILYDIISNAAGNSWVFKNHIPKLLRGNQTKNHFLNTFLQNLGIVLDMAKSLTFPLPLLAVAYQQLLAGASQSRGVDDDSTLIKVWEKVLGVNITDAANAEKYKPEELANQIVLKSKTVSRVGFIGLGAMGFGMASHLIKSNFVVTGYDVYKPTLSRFENLGGLIGSSPAEVSKEAEILVIMVTNEAQAESALYGDLGAVSVLPPGASIILSSTVSPAFISQLERRLKNENKNLKLIDAPVSGGVKRASDGTLTIMASGTDEALEHAGSILSALSEKLYVLRGGCGAGSGVKMVNQLLAGVHIASAAEAMAFGARLGLNSKLLFDVLTHCVGTSWMFENRVPHMVNNDYTPLSALDIFVKDLGIVTRECSSRRVPLHIATVAHQLFLSGSAAGWGRIDDSAVVKVYEALTGVKVEGKLAALNKESLLKSLPSEWPFDLTDDICRLEKLNSKTLVVLDDDPTGTQTVHDIDVLTEWNIESLVEQFRTKPSCFFILTNSRALSSEKATALITSICRNLQSAANLVEHTEYTVVLRGDSTLRGHFPEEADAAVSVLGEMDAWIICPFFLQGGRYTINDIHYVAEDMRLVPAGDTEFAKDAAFGYKCSNLREWVEEKTGGRILASSVVSISIELLRKGGPDAVFEHLCSLPKGSVCIVNAASERDVAVFAAGMIQAEQKGKRFLCRTAASFVSARVGIIPKAPITPVDLGIDKESSGGLIIVGSYVPKTTKQVEELKIHCSSTISSIEISVDKLAMKSLEEREEEIHRAAELADIFLGACKDTLIMTSRELITGKTPSESLDINFKVSSALVEIVRKITTRPRYILAKGGITSSDIATKALEAKRAKIVGQALAGVPLWQLGTESRHPGVPYIVFPGNVGDNKALADVVKSWARPIRSSTKQLLLNAEKGKYAIGAFNVYNLEGIEAVVAAAEELRSPAILQIHPSALKQGGIPLVACCISAAKQARVPITVHFDHGNSKKELVEVLQLDLDSVMVDGSELNFTENITYTKFVTNLAHAKGILVEAELGRLSGTEDELTVEDYEAKLTDIGQMYEFQAQEFIDETGIDALAVCIGNVHGKYPASGPKLRLDLLKDLHDLCSKNGVCLVLHGASGLPEELVKECIKHGVRKFNVNTEVRKAYMDSLSNPRKDLVHVMASAKEAMKVVIAEKMHLFGSAGKA is encoded by the exons GTGTGGCAGCTTTGGTTTTGTTGATAACATATCCTGATCAGCTAACTAACATAATTTTTTCTCAGGATGGTGCCTTAAAAG GACTAAGCAAAGATGCCCCCATCATCATCTACTCAACAATTTCACCTGTTTATATTCAAAAGCTGGAGAAGAATCTCGCAG AGAGTCTCGGGACAGCCTATATAGTTGATATATATGTTTCTAAGGCAGTGTCAGATGCTATGAATGGAAAGACCATG ATAATCTCTTCTGGAAGATCAGATGCTATTGCTAAGGCGCAACCAATACTAAATG CTATGTGTGACAGGCTTCACATCTTTGAGGGTGAACTTGGAGCTGGAAG CAAAGTTAAATTGGTAAATGAGCTGCTAGAGGGCATTCATTTTGTTGCTTCTGTGGAGGCCATCTCTCTTGGTGCCCAAGCTGGGATTCATCCGTGGATACTCTATGACATCATTTCTAATGCTGCGGGAAATTCATG GGTTTTTAAGAACCATATTCCCAAATTATTGCGGGGAAATCAGACCAAAAACCATTTCCTGAATACATTTCTACAAAACTTG GGGATTGTTTTAGATATGGCCAAATCACTTACATTCCCTCTTCCCCTGTTGGCTGTTGCTTATCAACAACTCCTCGCAG GCGCATCACAGAGTCGGGGTGTTGATGATGATTCTACATTGATCAAG GTATGGGAAAAAGTTTTAGGTGTGAACATCACAGATGCTGCAAATGCAGAAAAATACAAACCTGAGGAACTGGCAAATCAGATTGTTTTGAAATCAAAAACTGTAAGCCGAGTTGGTTTTATTGGTCTTGGAGCAATGGGCTTTGGCATGGCATCTCACCTGATCAAGTCAAATTTCGTTGTTACTGGTTATGAT GTATATAAGCCAACACTATCTCGGTTTGAAAATTTAGGTGGCCTGATTGGATCCTCTCCAGCAGAAGTATCAAAAG AAGCAGAGATACTTGTAATCATGGTCACGAATGAAGCTCAGGCGGAAAGTGCTCTATATGGTGATCTTGGTGCTGTGTCAG TCCTTCCCCCTGGAGCGTCGATCATTCTTTCGTCCACTGTTTCTCCAGCTTTTATCAGCCAGCTGGAGCGGCGCTTAAAAA ACGAAAACAAGAATCTAAAACTGATTGATGCTCCTGTATCTGGCGGTGTTAAGCGGGCCTCAGATGGCACTCTTACA ATAATGGCATCAGGTACTGATGAAGCTCTTGAGCATGCTGGATCGATTCTTTCAG CATTGAGTGAGAAGCTATACGTTCTAAGGGGCGGTTGTGGTGCTGGAAG TGGTGTAAAGATGGTTAACCAATTACTTGCTGGAGTTCATATTGCATCAGCAGCTGAAGCAATGGCATTTGGGGCTCGACTGggtttaaattcaaaattactGTTTGATGTACTTACACATTGCGTGGGAACATCTTG GATGTTTGAGAATCGTGTTCCGCACATGGTGAACAATGATTATACGCCATTATCTGCACTCGATATCTTTGTAAAGGATTTG GGGATTGTTACCCGTGAATGTTCATCTCGCAGGGTTCCACTTCATATAGCTACCGTAGCACACCAATTGTTCTTGTCAG GTTCTGCTGCAGGGTGGGGTCGTATAGATGATTCAGCTGTTGTTAAG GTGTATGAGGCACTCACAGGTGTCAAGGTTGAAGGGAAACTTGCGGCTCTTAACAAAGAATCACTCTTAAAATCTCTTCCATCTGAGTGGCCATTTGATCTAACCGATGACATATGTAGACTTGAGAAGCTTAATTCCAAAACTTTGGTGGTTCTGGATGATGATCCAACTGGAACTCAGACTGTTCACGACATTGATGTATTGACAGAGTG GAACATTGAATCACTTGTTGAGCAGTTTAGAACAAAGCcaagttgtttttttattttaaccaacTCCCGTGCATTGAGTTCCGAAAAG GCTACTGCACTTATTACAAGTATATGCAGAAATCTACAATCTGCAGCCAATTTGGTTGAGCACACTGAGTATACAGTGGTACTAAGGGGTGATTCAACATTAAGAGGTCATTTCCCAGAG GAGGCAGATGCAGCTGTTTCAGTACTCGGTGAGATGGATGCATGGATCATTTGTCCTTTTTTTCTTCAGGGAGGCCGATATACCATAAATGATATACATTATGTTGCAGAAGATATGCG GCTTGTTCCTGCTGGGGACACAGAATTTGCAAAAGATGCTGCTTTTGGGTACAAGTGTTCAAACCTCCGTGAG TGGGTGGAGGAGAAAACTGGGGGTCGAATACTAGCTAGCAGTGTTGTGTCTATCTCTATCGAACTTTTAAGAAAAGGTGGTCCTGATGCTGTTTTTGAGCATCTTTGCAGTTTGCCAAAG GGTTCGGTATGCATAGTTAATGCAGCTAGTGAAAGAGACGTGGCTGTGTTTGCAGCAGGAATGATCCAG gcagagcagAAAGGAAAACGGTTCTTATGTCGAACTGCGGCTAGCTTTGTATCTGCTCGTGTTGGAATTATTCCAAAGGCTCCGATTACACCTGTCGATCTTGGAATAGATAAAGAAAGTAGTGGTGGTCTTATAATTGTGGGTTCGTATGTACCAAAGACAACAAAGCAG GTTGaagaacttaaaatacactgcaGCAGTACAATTAGTAGCATTGAG ATTTCTGTTGATAAACTTGCCATGAAATCATTAGAAGAAAGGGAGGAGGAAATCCATAGAGCAGCTGAATTAGCAGACATTTTTCTTGGGGCTTGTAAGGATACTCTAATAATGACCAGTCGCGAGCTTATAACAGGGAAAA CTCCTTCAGAGAGTTTGGATATAAATTTTAAGGTGAGTTCTGCACTTGTGGAGATAGTTAGGAAGATAACTACAAGGCCCCGTTATATTCTTGCAAAG GGTGGAATCACCTCATCGGACATTGCTACAAAAGCTCTAGAAGCAAAACGTGCTAAAATAGTTGGACAAGCTTTGGCTGGTGTACCCTTGTGGCAACTAGGCACAGAGAGTAGACATCCAGGAGTACCATATATTGTTTTTCCTG GAAATGTTGGTGATAATAAGGCGCTGGCTGATGTTGTAAAATCTTGGGCTCGTCCAATCCGATCATCAACAAAGCAGCTGCTTCTT AATGCAGAAAAAGGCAAATACGCTATTGGGGCATTCAATGTTTATAATTTGGAAGGAATTGAGGCCGTTGTTGCTGCAGCAGAGGAGTTGAGAAGCCCTGCAATTTTACAG ATCCATCCAAGTGCCTTGAAGCAAGGGGGAATCCCATTGGTTGCGTGTTGCATTTCTGCTGCAAAACAAGCTAGG GTCCCAATTACAGTTCATTTTGATCATGGAAATTCCAAAAAAGAGTTGGTGGAAGTTCTGCAGTTG GACCTTGATTCAGTCATGGTTGATGGATCAGAACTTAATTTCACAGAGAATATCACATACACAAAATTCGTTACAAACCTGGCACATGCTAAAGGTATTCTGGTGGAAGCTGAACTAGGAAGGTTGTCCGGAACAGAAGATGAATTAACAGTAGAAGACTATGAAGCAAAGCTAACTGATATTGGgcag ATGTATGAATTTCAGGCTCAAGAATTCATTGATGAGACTGGCATTGATGCTTTGGCAGTTTGTATTGGAAATGTTCATGGAAAATACCCTGCAAGTGGCCCTAAGCTCCGACTTGATTTGCTCAAG GATCTACACGACTTATGCTCAAAGAACGGAGTTTGTCTTGTACTTCATGGAGCCTCTGGATTGCCAGAAGAACTTGTCAAG GAATGTATCAAGCATGGCGTAAGGAAGTTTAATGTGAACACGGAGGTTCGGAAGGCTTACATGGACTCGCTTAGCAATCCCAGGAAAGATCTTGTTCATGTCATGGCATCTGCAAAGGAAGCCATGAAAGTTGTAATTGCTGAGAAAATGCATCTCTTTGGGTCAGCTGGGAAAGCATGA
- the LOC108214149 gene encoding uncharacterized protein LOC108214149 isoform X2, whose product MAAATVGFIGLDESSLVLAAKLINSGYSVKAHEELLPSVDEFVKIGGLRCATASVAVKGVAALVLLITYPDQLTNIIFSQDGALKGLSKDAPIIIYSTISPVYIQKLEKNLAESLGTAYIVDIYVSKAVSDAMNGKTMIISSGRSDAIAKAQPILNAMCDRLHIFEGELGAGSKVKLVNELLEGIHFVASVEAISLGAQAGIHPWILYDIISNAAGNSWVFKNHIPKLLRGNQTKNHFLNTFLQNLGIVLDMAKSLTFPLPLLAVAYQQLLAGASQSRGVDDDSTLIKVWEKVLGVNITDAANAEKYKPEELANQIVLKSKTVSRVGFIGLGAMGFGMASHLIKSNFVVTGYDVYKPTLSRFENLGGLIGSSPAEVSKEAEILVIMVTNEAQAESALYGDLGAVSVLPPGASIILSSTVSPAFISQLERRLKNENKNLKLIDAPVSGGVKRASDGTLTIMASGTDEALEHAGSILSALSEKLYVLRGGCGAGSGVKMVNQLLAGVHIASAAEAMAFGARLGLNSKLLFDVLTHCVGTSWMFENRVPHMVNNDYTPLSALDIFVKDLGIVTRECSSRRVPLHIATVAHQLFLSGSAAGWGRIDDSAVVKVYEALTGVKVEGKLAALNKESLLKSLPSEWPFDLTDDICRLEKLNSKTLVVLDDDPTGTQTVHDIDVLTEWNIESLVEQFRTKPSCFFILTNSRALSSEKATALITSICRNLQSAANLVEHTEYTVVLRGDSTLRGHFPEEADAAVSVLGEMDAWIICPFFLQGGRYTINDIHYVAEDMRLVPAGDTEFAKDAAFGYKCSNLREWVEEKTGGRILASSVVSISIELLRKGGPDAVFEHLCSLPKGSVCIVNAASERDVAVFAAGMIQAEQKGKRFLCRTAASFVSARVGIIPKAPITPVDLGIDKESSGGLIIVGSYVPKTTKQVEELKIHCSSTISSIEISVDKLAMKSLEEREEEIHRAAELADIFLGACKDTLIMTSRELITGKTPSESLDINFKVSSALVEIVRKITTRPRYILAKGGITSSDIATKALEAKRAKIVGQALAGVPLWQLGTESRHPGVPYIVFPGNVGDNKALADVVKSWARPIRSSTKQLLLNAEKGKYAIGAFNVYNLEGIEAVVAAAEELRSPAILQIHPSALKQGGIPLVACCISAAKQARVPITVHFDHGNSKKELVEVLQLDLDSVMVDGSELNFTENITYTKFVTNLAHAKGILVEAELGRLSGTEDELTVEDYEAKLTDIGQAQEFIDETGIDALAVCIGNVHGKYPASGPKLRLDLLKDLHDLCSKNGVCLVLHGASGLPEELVKECIKHGVRKFNVNTEVRKAYMDSLSNPRKDLVHVMASAKEAMKVVIAEKMHLFGSAGKA is encoded by the exons GTGTGGCAGCTTTGGTTTTGTTGATAACATATCCTGATCAGCTAACTAACATAATTTTTTCTCAGGATGGTGCCTTAAAAG GACTAAGCAAAGATGCCCCCATCATCATCTACTCAACAATTTCACCTGTTTATATTCAAAAGCTGGAGAAGAATCTCGCAG AGAGTCTCGGGACAGCCTATATAGTTGATATATATGTTTCTAAGGCAGTGTCAGATGCTATGAATGGAAAGACCATG ATAATCTCTTCTGGAAGATCAGATGCTATTGCTAAGGCGCAACCAATACTAAATG CTATGTGTGACAGGCTTCACATCTTTGAGGGTGAACTTGGAGCTGGAAG CAAAGTTAAATTGGTAAATGAGCTGCTAGAGGGCATTCATTTTGTTGCTTCTGTGGAGGCCATCTCTCTTGGTGCCCAAGCTGGGATTCATCCGTGGATACTCTATGACATCATTTCTAATGCTGCGGGAAATTCATG GGTTTTTAAGAACCATATTCCCAAATTATTGCGGGGAAATCAGACCAAAAACCATTTCCTGAATACATTTCTACAAAACTTG GGGATTGTTTTAGATATGGCCAAATCACTTACATTCCCTCTTCCCCTGTTGGCTGTTGCTTATCAACAACTCCTCGCAG GCGCATCACAGAGTCGGGGTGTTGATGATGATTCTACATTGATCAAG GTATGGGAAAAAGTTTTAGGTGTGAACATCACAGATGCTGCAAATGCAGAAAAATACAAACCTGAGGAACTGGCAAATCAGATTGTTTTGAAATCAAAAACTGTAAGCCGAGTTGGTTTTATTGGTCTTGGAGCAATGGGCTTTGGCATGGCATCTCACCTGATCAAGTCAAATTTCGTTGTTACTGGTTATGAT GTATATAAGCCAACACTATCTCGGTTTGAAAATTTAGGTGGCCTGATTGGATCCTCTCCAGCAGAAGTATCAAAAG AAGCAGAGATACTTGTAATCATGGTCACGAATGAAGCTCAGGCGGAAAGTGCTCTATATGGTGATCTTGGTGCTGTGTCAG TCCTTCCCCCTGGAGCGTCGATCATTCTTTCGTCCACTGTTTCTCCAGCTTTTATCAGCCAGCTGGAGCGGCGCTTAAAAA ACGAAAACAAGAATCTAAAACTGATTGATGCTCCTGTATCTGGCGGTGTTAAGCGGGCCTCAGATGGCACTCTTACA ATAATGGCATCAGGTACTGATGAAGCTCTTGAGCATGCTGGATCGATTCTTTCAG CATTGAGTGAGAAGCTATACGTTCTAAGGGGCGGTTGTGGTGCTGGAAG TGGTGTAAAGATGGTTAACCAATTACTTGCTGGAGTTCATATTGCATCAGCAGCTGAAGCAATGGCATTTGGGGCTCGACTGggtttaaattcaaaattactGTTTGATGTACTTACACATTGCGTGGGAACATCTTG GATGTTTGAGAATCGTGTTCCGCACATGGTGAACAATGATTATACGCCATTATCTGCACTCGATATCTTTGTAAAGGATTTG GGGATTGTTACCCGTGAATGTTCATCTCGCAGGGTTCCACTTCATATAGCTACCGTAGCACACCAATTGTTCTTGTCAG GTTCTGCTGCAGGGTGGGGTCGTATAGATGATTCAGCTGTTGTTAAG GTGTATGAGGCACTCACAGGTGTCAAGGTTGAAGGGAAACTTGCGGCTCTTAACAAAGAATCACTCTTAAAATCTCTTCCATCTGAGTGGCCATTTGATCTAACCGATGACATATGTAGACTTGAGAAGCTTAATTCCAAAACTTTGGTGGTTCTGGATGATGATCCAACTGGAACTCAGACTGTTCACGACATTGATGTATTGACAGAGTG GAACATTGAATCACTTGTTGAGCAGTTTAGAACAAAGCcaagttgtttttttattttaaccaacTCCCGTGCATTGAGTTCCGAAAAG GCTACTGCACTTATTACAAGTATATGCAGAAATCTACAATCTGCAGCCAATTTGGTTGAGCACACTGAGTATACAGTGGTACTAAGGGGTGATTCAACATTAAGAGGTCATTTCCCAGAG GAGGCAGATGCAGCTGTTTCAGTACTCGGTGAGATGGATGCATGGATCATTTGTCCTTTTTTTCTTCAGGGAGGCCGATATACCATAAATGATATACATTATGTTGCAGAAGATATGCG GCTTGTTCCTGCTGGGGACACAGAATTTGCAAAAGATGCTGCTTTTGGGTACAAGTGTTCAAACCTCCGTGAG TGGGTGGAGGAGAAAACTGGGGGTCGAATACTAGCTAGCAGTGTTGTGTCTATCTCTATCGAACTTTTAAGAAAAGGTGGTCCTGATGCTGTTTTTGAGCATCTTTGCAGTTTGCCAAAG GGTTCGGTATGCATAGTTAATGCAGCTAGTGAAAGAGACGTGGCTGTGTTTGCAGCAGGAATGATCCAG gcagagcagAAAGGAAAACGGTTCTTATGTCGAACTGCGGCTAGCTTTGTATCTGCTCGTGTTGGAATTATTCCAAAGGCTCCGATTACACCTGTCGATCTTGGAATAGATAAAGAAAGTAGTGGTGGTCTTATAATTGTGGGTTCGTATGTACCAAAGACAACAAAGCAG GTTGaagaacttaaaatacactgcaGCAGTACAATTAGTAGCATTGAG ATTTCTGTTGATAAACTTGCCATGAAATCATTAGAAGAAAGGGAGGAGGAAATCCATAGAGCAGCTGAATTAGCAGACATTTTTCTTGGGGCTTGTAAGGATACTCTAATAATGACCAGTCGCGAGCTTATAACAGGGAAAA CTCCTTCAGAGAGTTTGGATATAAATTTTAAGGTGAGTTCTGCACTTGTGGAGATAGTTAGGAAGATAACTACAAGGCCCCGTTATATTCTTGCAAAG GGTGGAATCACCTCATCGGACATTGCTACAAAAGCTCTAGAAGCAAAACGTGCTAAAATAGTTGGACAAGCTTTGGCTGGTGTACCCTTGTGGCAACTAGGCACAGAGAGTAGACATCCAGGAGTACCATATATTGTTTTTCCTG GAAATGTTGGTGATAATAAGGCGCTGGCTGATGTTGTAAAATCTTGGGCTCGTCCAATCCGATCATCAACAAAGCAGCTGCTTCTT AATGCAGAAAAAGGCAAATACGCTATTGGGGCATTCAATGTTTATAATTTGGAAGGAATTGAGGCCGTTGTTGCTGCAGCAGAGGAGTTGAGAAGCCCTGCAATTTTACAG ATCCATCCAAGTGCCTTGAAGCAAGGGGGAATCCCATTGGTTGCGTGTTGCATTTCTGCTGCAAAACAAGCTAGG GTCCCAATTACAGTTCATTTTGATCATGGAAATTCCAAAAAAGAGTTGGTGGAAGTTCTGCAGTTG GACCTTGATTCAGTCATGGTTGATGGATCAGAACTTAATTTCACAGAGAATATCACATACACAAAATTCGTTACAAACCTGGCACATGCTAAAGGTATTCTGGTGGAAGCTGAACTAGGAAGGTTGTCCGGAACAGAAGATGAATTAACAGTAGAAGACTATGAAGCAAAGCTAACTGATATTGGgcag GCTCAAGAATTCATTGATGAGACTGGCATTGATGCTTTGGCAGTTTGTATTGGAAATGTTCATGGAAAATACCCTGCAAGTGGCCCTAAGCTCCGACTTGATTTGCTCAAG GATCTACACGACTTATGCTCAAAGAACGGAGTTTGTCTTGTACTTCATGGAGCCTCTGGATTGCCAGAAGAACTTGTCAAG GAATGTATCAAGCATGGCGTAAGGAAGTTTAATGTGAACACGGAGGTTCGGAAGGCTTACATGGACTCGCTTAGCAATCCCAGGAAAGATCTTGTTCATGTCATGGCATCTGCAAAGGAAGCCATGAAAGTTGTAATTGCTGAGAAAATGCATCTCTTTGGGTCAGCTGGGAAAGCATGA